The DNA segment TTGTGGTCGGGAAAGAAATTTATAAGCTCAGAGATATACAAAAATATACTAAGACAAAAATATGGCTGCATGATATTCCTACTGTCGATGATATCGAAGAGATCAAAGCTGATACATTTTTGGATAAGATTAAATCCACGATAAATGAAGGTCATCTTTCCAAATATCTTGAATTTGTTGAAAGACTTACTGCCGAAGATTATACATCTTTGGATATTGCTGCTGCTCTTTTTAAATTATCGATAGGAGAAAATACAGATAACAATACTGAAATTTATGATGACTTTGAAAATACAGGCGGCGCTCCAGGCATGGCAAGATTATTTATAAATATAGGCAAAAGCAGGAATATAAGCCCGGGTGATATCGTCGGTGCTATTGCAAACAAGACGGGAATTTCAGGGAAACTCATAGGCACCATAGACGTTCACGATAAATATACTTTCGTTGAAGTTCCAAAAGAATATGCAAGAGAGGTTCTTGATATTATGAAAAATGCCCAAATAAAAGGCAAAAAAATAAACATAGAACCTGCAAATTCAAAATAATTTAATCTGTACATTTTTGATCCAGTTAAAACCTGCAGTCATAAATTGCAGGTTTTTATATATTTAATCATATGTTCACTATTCTGTCACAATAAAATTTTATAATATTTTAAAATAGTGATAAGGAGGAATTGACATGGGAGGATATTTTAGCGGTGGCAATAATGGTCAAGATACTTTACCAAGGACTTTTCAAGGTGGAAGGACTTTATTCGGGAGCTACTTTACGATAGCCCTTTTAGTTACCCTGATAATTGTGTCGATAGTAATATTATGCCTTGTGATTAAACTGTTAAATGACGTTAAAAAACTTTCAAATAGAATAGAGAGCAGCAAATCCGGCAACATATATCCACCGGTAAACCAGGCTAATACTTTAAACACAACTGGCAATACCGATACCGGGAATAATGCTCAAATCCCTAAAAGTCAATAGTAAAAAAGGGGTAAATTAAAGGTGCATATATAGTGCACCTTTAATTTACCATGCCAGGGAAATCAAGGGACAGGTCCTCTTTCCCACGTTTTTAAGGTCACGGGACTCCTTTATTTTCTCAGCACTTTGGACGCATCCTTTTCGCTGATAAAAATAAGATAATATCCAAGGAGTATGCTCCCAATAACTATACCGCAATCTGCCACATTAAATATTGCAAAATTTACTGCGCGAAAATCAAAAAAATCTACGACATATCCTGGTATAATCCTGTCTATAAGATTGCCTATGGCGCCCCCGATTACCATTGAAAGCCCTATTTTCAGTATAATATTTTCATTTTTATGCAAAAAAAGATAATACATTGCAAAAAAAATAAATACTATCGTTACCGATATGAAAAACCATCTTTGGTTTTGCAGTATACTGAAAGCAGCACCCTTGTTTTCAGCATATGTAAGGTGAAATATATTCTTGATAAGCGGTATTGAACCTACCGGTTTTAAATAAACAACAGCCAGACGTTTCGTTATCCTGTCTAAGAATACTATAGAAAATATTATCATCAGTTGAAGCATCAAAATCCTCCATCATATTTCCACATATTGTATTATAGAAATATTATACCATATCCTTCAGGATTTTTGCAGCTTAATCATTCTGATTCCCTGGAATGCTGTAAGATTCACACTATAAGGTGCATACAAGGCGACATTTTAAAGGACCTGCAAGAATTAAATCTTACAGGTCCTTAAAGGTAGACTACCTTCTATATCCTCTATTGTTGTTATTCCGCTGTTTTCTGGCTCTTCTGCACTCCGGGCATCTTTGTGGTTCGTTTTCAAAACCCTTTTCTTTATAAAAAGCCTGTTCG comes from the Clostridiales bacterium genome and includes:
- the lspA gene encoding signal peptidase II — encoded protein: MLQLMIIFSIVFLDRITKRLAVVYLKPVGSIPLIKNIFHLTYAENKGAAFSILQNQRWFFISVTIVFIFFAMYYLFLHKNENIILKIGLSMVIGGAIGNLIDRIIPGYVVDFFDFRAVNFAIFNVADCGIVIGSILLGYYLIFISEKDASKVLRK
- a CDS encoding zinc-ribbon domain-containing protein, yielding MADKKLICKDCGKEFIFTEGEQAFYKEKGFENEPQRCPECRRARKQRNNNNRGYRR